The nucleotide window CCGGGTGGCGCCGGGCACGAGCAGGCCCTGAACGCGGGTGAGGTCGATCTCCTCGGCGACGTCGTAGAGCCGATAGGCAAGCAGCAGACCGCGCTCCACCGCGGGTGCGCGACCCGGCGCGGGCTCTGGTACAACCTCGCCATCGCCCATGGGCTCGGGCGCGTGCGACGAGCGTGGCGAGCGAGGAGCGTCTTCGGTTTCCATGGCGTGGCTCGAGAGCTTCGGCTGGGGAAAGGTAGCGCTGATCCTGGCGCTCTTCGCTGCCCTTTTTGTGATTCGCCTGGTGTCGGGCGGTCGACCCGAGCTCGGGCCCGCGCGGCGTCGCCGCCGTCGGCGCATCGACGGGAGTTGAACGCCGGACGCCGCCCCTCTAGGCTCGATTTCCCATGGCCGATCGCGGATTCGATCTCAAAGAGTCGGTGATCGAGGGCTTCTACACGGTCAAGGGGCTGCTCGAGCAGTTCGTCGACGACTTCCGGTCGCGCGATCGGTACTTCAAGTACAAGGTCGGGGTGATCGCCGCCTGGCTCACCGTCTCCACCATGACGCTGGGTGTGTCCTGCGGCGGCGGCCCCAAGGACAACAGCCTCCACGCGCACACCCAGGTCACCCAGGTGCTCGACGACAAGAGCCTCCTGGTGCGCAACGACTCGAACGCGCTGTGGAAGGAAGTGCACCTCACGCTGAACGGGAAGTTCACGGCGTACACGCCGGAGATCCCCGCGGGCGGCAAGTTCGTGATCGCGGTGCGGCAGTTCGTCGGTCCGGACGGCCAGTTCCCGGCGAAGGACCTCACGCCCACCAAGCTTCGCGTGGTCTGCAGCGAGGGCGCGGACGAGCTGGATCTCACCAAGCCGCAGGACGTCGAGAACTAGGTTCGCGGGCTACTTCTTGGGCCGCTCGAGCCCGAGCTCCTTCATCACCAGCTGCAGATCGTCCCACGCCTTGCGCTTCTCGCTCGGCGACCGAAGCAGGTAGCTGGGGTGGAACGTGGGCATCAGCTTCATGCCCCGATACGCGCGCCACTGGCCGCGCATCCGGGTGATGGAGGTGGGGTCGCGGAGCAGCGTCTGCGCGGCGAACTTGCCCAGCGCGACCACCACCTTGGGACGGATCGCGTCGAGCTGCTGGAGCAGGAACGGCTCGCACTGCTCGATCTCGTCGGGCTCGGGGTTGCGATTCCCCGGCGGCCGGCACTTCACCACGTTGCAGATGTAGACCTGCTGCCGCGAGAGGCCCATGGCCTCGATCATCTTGTCCAGGAGCTGCCCCGCCGCGCCCACGAACGGCTCGCCCTGAAGGTCCTCGTTCTCGCCTGGGCCCTCGCCCACGAACACCAGCTCCGCGCGCGGGTTGCCCACGCCGAAGACGAGGTTCTTGCGCTTCTGACAGAGCTTGCAGCGCTTGCAGTCGCCGAGGTCGGCGCGGATCTGCGCGAGGCGCGCCACCGGATCTCCGCTCGGCGGCGCGACCGGCGCGGGCGGCGCGAGGGGTCTTTGCGCGACGGGCGCGGGCTTGGCGATGGGAGCCGGAGCCGTCGGCGGACGCGCGGGGCGGACCTGGTTCGACGGAGCCTGCGGCGGACGCTGCAGCGCCACGGCCTGGCGATCGCGGAGGACGCGCTCCTCGCCGGCGTCGCGGAGCCAGGTGGCGTGGGCCCGGGCGTCGCGGATGAGCTCGGCCAGCTCGTCGGCGGGGTTCGACATGGCGCGTTCATACCATGGCCGCCCGCCTGACCGGGCGCGACGAGCCCTGCATCGAAAAGGGGCTCCTGAGCTAACATCGCTCTGGGCCGGACGACCGTGAATCCTTTGAGCACCAACCGATTGCCGCACTCCCTTCCCGCTCTGGAGGCGTGGTGAACGAGCTGACCCGCCCACCCGGCTCGAACGCCGCCGACGGCGACGCGGACACCGTGGCCAGCGAGCAGCGGCCGGGCGCGGTCGATCCGCTGATCCAGTCGGTCGTGAGCGGGAGCTACCGCATCGAAA belongs to Deltaproteobacteria bacterium and includes:
- a CDS encoding uracil-DNA glycosylase, with amino-acid sequence MSNPADELAELIRDARAHATWLRDAGEERVLRDRQAVALQRPPQAPSNQVRPARPPTAPAPIAKPAPVAQRPLAPPAPVAPPSGDPVARLAQIRADLGDCKRCKLCQKRKNLVFGVGNPRAELVFVGEGPGENEDLQGEPFVGAAGQLLDKMIEAMGLSRQQVYICNVVKCRPPGNRNPEPDEIEQCEPFLLQQLDAIRPKVVVALGKFAAQTLLRDPTSITRMRGQWRAYRGMKLMPTFHPSYLLRSPSEKRKAWDDLQLVMKELGLERPKK